A single region of the Bacteroides intestinalis DSM 17393 genome encodes:
- a CDS encoding 6-bladed beta-propeller: MAKICVIFLFLYSCHSYPSTDLIVWNYDDFIKKDVKMSDIADEMTIIQPDSIDFKGARIVHASSFFLAGTEQGILRYDKEGHFMNKIGAIGQGPGEYSRFYQMAINETERIIYVYRMDISALLSFSYEGTFLNKHSLQLPKEWAWKFYYLKDRLYFYYNVDVDNESLPYMYAITDTIGNLLYSKLDESLDFAPGNYPSFPSDHIGLFGDTMLVWNQYSDTIYRVSEKGEEAFAVWGEWDKRLTPAKVEKEECNQSMIISTIFETVNYYLCIWRPYDIKKNRWNYCFYDKASGKLFNSEGITDDLWGLPSIFPYNYYVMDGREYLECGYPTYKLLDAWLTSDDPKIRKQAENIDEEGNNVLIRIRLKK; this comes from the coding sequence ATGGCAAAGATATGTGTTATATTCCTCTTTTTGTATTCATGTCATAGTTATCCAAGTACTGATCTGATTGTTTGGAATTATGATGATTTTATAAAGAAAGATGTGAAGATGTCTGATATAGCCGATGAAATGACAATCATTCAACCTGACTCTATCGATTTTAAGGGAGCTAGAATTGTACATGCTTCATCTTTTTTCCTGGCTGGAACGGAACAAGGAATCTTGAGGTATGATAAAGAAGGACATTTTATGAACAAGATAGGGGCTATAGGGCAGGGACCGGGTGAATATAGTAGATTTTATCAAATGGCAATAAATGAAACGGAACGGATTATTTATGTTTATCGTATGGATATCTCTGCGTTGTTATCTTTTTCTTATGAAGGGACTTTTTTGAATAAACATTCTCTTCAACTTCCTAAAGAATGGGCATGGAAGTTCTATTATTTGAAAGATAGGCTCTATTTTTATTATAATGTGGATGTTGACAACGAATCACTGCCCTATATGTATGCAATAACAGATACAATAGGGAATTTATTATATTCTAAATTAGATGAAAGTTTAGATTTTGCTCCGGGTAATTATCCTAGCTTTCCATCTGATCATATAGGACTGTTTGGTGACACCATGCTAGTCTGGAATCAATATAGTGATACTATCTATCGAGTTTCAGAAAAGGGAGAAGAAGCTTTTGCGGTATGGGGTGAGTGGGATAAACGATTGACTCCTGCCAAGGTAGAAAAGGAAGAATGTAATCAATCTATGATAATATCTACCATCTTTGAAACTGTTAATTATTATTTATGTATATGGCGTCCCTATGATATAAAGAAGAATAGATGGAATTATTGTTTTTATGATAAAGCATCCGGGAAGTTGTTTAATTCGGAAGGAATCACCGATGACTTATGGGGGCTTCCTTCTATTTTTCCTTATAATTATTATGTGATGGATGGTCGTGAATATTTGGAATGTGGCTATCCTACTTATAAACTGTTGGATGCTTGGCTAACTTCTGATGATCCTAAGATACGAAAGCAAGCTGAGAATATAGATGAAGAAGGTAATAACGTGTTGATAAGGATTCGGTTGAAGAAATAA
- a CDS encoding 6-bladed beta-propeller, translating to MKDIFVFLVLFALCSCHNYTKSKTVVWNYDDFISANVRMSDIADEMTIIQPDSIDYKGAEIVHASSFFLAGTEQGILRYDKEGHFMNRIGAIGQGPGEYRRFYNMAINETDRIIYVYCMDTSALLSFSYEGTFLNKHSLQLPKEWAWKFYYLEDKFYFYYLVNADSESAPYMYAITDTIGNLLYSKQDEGLHFAPGNYPSFPSHHMGLFGDTMLVWNQYSDTIYRISEKGEEAFAVWGKWSKRLTPAKVEKEEYYQSMMIYTIIETTNYYLCIWRPYDIMKGRWNYCFYDKASGKLFNSEGITDDLWGLPFFFPYNYFVIDGREYLEAHYQPYELLDAWLTSDDPKIRKQAESIDEEGNNVLIRIRLKK from the coding sequence ATGAAAGATATATTTGTATTTCTTGTTCTGTTTGCTTTGTGTTCTTGTCATAACTATACGAAGTCTAAAACTGTGGTTTGGAATTATGATGATTTCATTAGTGCGAATGTGCGAATGTCTGATATCGCCGATGAAATGACGATCATTCAGCCGGATTCTATTGACTATAAGGGAGCCGAAATAGTACATGCTTCATCCTTTTTCTTGGCTGGAACGGAACAAGGAATATTGAGGTATGATAAAGAAGGGCATTTTATGAACAGGATAGGGGCTATAGGGCAAGGACCGGGTGAATACAGAAGATTTTATAATATGGCGATAAATGAAACAGACAGGATTATTTATGTTTACTGTATGGACACCTCTGCGTTATTGTCTTTTTCTTATGAAGGAACCTTTCTTAATAAACATTCTCTTCAACTTCCTAAAGAATGGGCATGGAAGTTTTACTATCTGGAAGATAAATTCTATTTTTATTATCTTGTAAACGCTGATAGCGAATCAGCACCTTATATGTATGCAATAACAGATACAATAGGGAATTTATTATATTCCAAACAGGATGAAGGTTTACATTTTGCTCCAGGGAACTATCCAAGTTTTCCGTCTCATCATATGGGATTGTTTGGTGATACCATGTTGGTATGGAATCAATATAGTGATACTATTTACCGTATCTCAGAAAAAGGAGAAGAAGCTTTTGCTGTATGGGGTAAATGGAGTAAGCGGTTGACTCCTGCTAAGGTAGAAAAGGAAGAATACTATCAGTCTATGATGATATATACTATCATAGAAACAACTAATTATTATTTGTGTATATGGCGTCCCTATGACATAATGAAGGGGCGATGGAATTATTGTTTTTATGATAAAGCATCCGGGAAGTTGTTTAATTCGGAAGGAATTACTGATGATTTATGGGGGCTTCCTTTCTTTTTTCCCTATAATTATTTTGTAATAGATGGGCGTGAATATTTAGAAGCTCATTATCAACCTTATGAATTATTGGATGCTTGGCTGACTTCTGATGATCCTAAGATACGAAAGCAAGCTGAGAGTATAGATGAAGAAGGTAATAACGTATTGATAAGGATTCGGTTGAAGAAATAA
- a CDS encoding 6-bladed beta-propeller, whose amino-acid sequence MKIVFILLEVFLFFSCNHRQSTELLKIKPIDELLTEIPVSEFADSVSLIQLDNRFLLASYGNPCFTDSFFLVTVADGVLKYSYTGELLMKIGEIGQGPMEYNRNNLMTIDIRNKRIRVYSIPEKVMIEYSYDGDFLNRVHFDLPDDTFGYPTTMRVLANKCYFFYTSMSGLSDPYYWVITDTCGQSLEIKQKHGQPVLKRGYACGTYCTSSSDNSLLYYNLFNDTIFRFTEQGGMPAFLWEQGKHRISVSTEDISNDMMVFTMFAETKRFLFFKWIDAGFKSFSSFGFYDKKMQISMGTKKLRDDLNTQITIPLNWVFSYSQKDKKDYMIGKIEPYELPEEILQRENIDPEGNLVMIMIRLKDE is encoded by the coding sequence ATGAAGATAGTTTTCATATTGTTAGAAGTTTTTCTGTTCTTTAGCTGTAATCATCGGCAGAGTACGGAACTTCTGAAAATAAAGCCGATAGATGAATTGCTAACTGAGATACCTGTATCAGAGTTTGCGGATAGTGTTTCTTTGATACAACTTGATAATAGATTTCTATTGGCAAGCTATGGGAATCCCTGTTTTACTGATAGTTTTTTTCTGGTTACAGTAGCAGATGGTGTCTTGAAGTATTCATATACAGGAGAGTTGCTTATGAAGATAGGAGAAATAGGGCAGGGACCAATGGAATATAATAGAAATAATCTGATGACTATTGACATTCGTAATAAGCGAATTCGTGTATATAGTATACCGGAAAAAGTGATGATTGAATATTCTTATGATGGGGATTTTTTGAATCGTGTTCATTTTGATCTGCCGGATGACACCTTTGGCTATCCAACTACGATGCGTGTTCTTGCCAATAAGTGTTATTTCTTCTATACATCAATGTCCGGTTTATCCGATCCTTATTATTGGGTGATTACAGATACTTGTGGACAAAGTTTGGAGATAAAACAGAAACATGGACAACCCGTTTTAAAGAGAGGATATGCTTGTGGTACTTACTGTACATCTTCTTCTGATAATTCTTTGCTATATTATAATTTATTCAATGATACTATTTTTCGTTTTACAGAACAGGGGGGTATGCCTGCCTTTTTATGGGAGCAAGGGAAGCATCGTATATCTGTATCAACTGAAGATATAAGTAATGATATGATGGTTTTTACGATGTTTGCTGAGACGAAAAGATTCTTATTTTTTAAGTGGATTGATGCTGGTTTTAAGTCTTTCTCTTCTTTTGGTTTCTACGATAAAAAAATGCAAATATCTATGGGAACAAAGAAACTTAGGGATGATTTAAATACTCAAATCACTATTCCTCTAAACTGGGTATTTTCATACTCTCAAAAAGATAAAAAAGATTATATGATAGGAAAGATTGAACCATATGAATTACCGGAAGAAATTCTGCAAAGAGAGAATATTGATCCGGAAGGTAATTTAGTCATGATAATGATTCGATTGAAAGATGAATGA
- a CDS encoding vitamin K epoxide reductase family protein, with product MKTLLSTYLHELHIPFTRSYADKLFAEHPYRYNLYGLSDMLSVYKIENAGIQVEDKDLRELASPFVAHVSNDFVVVRQMSDQAVDYVWREKEISVPVDEFKKLWSGIALVAEPGESSREPEYEKHRETALVNSVQKIGIIMILVVLLVLGSWEHHLFSSVTGGFLLFINLAGVGVSFLLLLKQGKVQSEYTDKICSLFKQGDCNSVLESDAAKLGGMFSWSEIGLGYFISSLTLVVFYPQWMPYLMLVNLLSLPYTGWSVWYQYKVAKQWCPLCLSVLLLLWMTAVVNVFGQWRLPTFEMQDMLSVAILYLLPFLALHLLSERWFRSEQLENVKYELNNLKASESVFLSQLELQPHYKVNLATSQIVWGCPQAKLRITVLTNPHCNPCAQMHKRIGALLREMGDKVCVQYIFSSFNKELEKSARFLLAVYQQENYERAEAIYNDWFAGKKYLGETYMLTFDYDLESMEVNRELNKHKEWQLENRLTATPTVLINGYQLPDSYKIEDMRHFGDLNINQ from the coding sequence ATGAAAACACTATTATCAACCTATTTGCATGAGTTACATATTCCTTTTACCAGAAGCTATGCCGATAAGCTTTTTGCAGAACATCCGTATCGTTATAACTTGTATGGTTTGTCAGATATGCTATCTGTATATAAGATAGAGAATGCCGGAATACAGGTGGAGGATAAGGATTTAAGAGAATTAGCTTCTCCTTTTGTGGCGCATGTCAGTAATGATTTTGTGGTAGTAAGGCAAATGTCTGATCAGGCTGTCGATTATGTTTGGCGTGAGAAAGAGATATCTGTGCCTGTAGATGAATTTAAAAAGCTATGGTCGGGTATCGCACTTGTTGCTGAACCGGGAGAATCTTCAAGAGAACCGGAATATGAGAAGCACCGGGAGACTGCACTTGTTAATTCTGTTCAGAAAATAGGAATAATTATGATTTTGGTTGTTTTATTGGTCTTGGGGAGTTGGGAGCATCATTTATTCTCTTCTGTAACAGGTGGTTTCTTATTGTTTATTAATCTGGCAGGTGTTGGTGTGAGTTTTCTGTTGTTATTGAAACAAGGCAAAGTACAGAGTGAGTATACAGATAAGATTTGTTCACTGTTTAAACAAGGTGATTGTAACAGTGTGTTAGAATCTGATGCAGCAAAATTAGGAGGGATGTTTAGTTGGAGTGAAATAGGGCTCGGCTATTTTATTTCGAGTCTTACTTTGGTGGTATTTTACCCTCAATGGATGCCCTATTTAATGCTTGTCAACTTATTATCTTTGCCTTATACAGGTTGGAGTGTCTGGTATCAGTATAAGGTTGCTAAACAATGGTGTCCGTTGTGCTTGTCTGTGTTGCTGCTTTTGTGGATGACGGCTGTTGTGAATGTATTCGGGCAATGGAGATTACCGACTTTTGAGATGCAAGATATGTTGTCTGTGGCAATACTTTATTTACTACCTTTCTTGGCTTTACATCTGTTATCAGAACGTTGGTTCCGTTCGGAACAGTTGGAGAATGTGAAGTATGAATTGAATAATCTGAAAGCGTCAGAAAGTGTTTTTCTTTCTCAATTGGAGTTACAACCTCATTATAAAGTAAATCTGGCTACTTCTCAAATCGTTTGGGGATGCCCGCAAGCAAAGTTGCGTATTACGGTCTTGACTAATCCTCATTGTAATCCATGTGCGCAGATGCATAAGCGTATTGGTGCATTGTTGAGGGAAATGGGAGATAAGGTTTGTGTTCAGTATATCTTTTCTTCCTTTAATAAGGAACTCGAAAAGAGTGCCCGATTTCTTCTTGCCGTTTATCAACAAGAGAATTATGAGAGAGCTGAAGCAATTTATAATGATTGGTTTGCTGGAAAGAAATATCTGGGAGAGACTTATATGCTAACGTTTGATTATGACTTAGAGTCTATGGAGGTTAATCGTGAGTTGAATAAACATAAAGAGTGGCAACTTGAAAACAGATTGACAGCAACTCCTACTGTTTTGATAAATGGTTATCAATTACCGGATAGTTATAAAATTGAAGATATGAGACATTTTGGAGATTTAAATATCAATCAATGA
- a CDS encoding peptidase domain-containing ABC transporter codes for MKHSFPYYHQADAMDCGPTCLRMIAKYYGKSYSLQTLRARSFISREGVSLLGISDAGEAVGFRTAGVYVSFEQFITDVPLPCILHWNQNHFVVCYGIKKRKGEYWFQIADPGKQIVTYNEQEFKKCWLSTRTEGEDVGTALVLEPGPDFYHREDEPEIRERGLFFFLRYLTPYKKQLIQLILGMLTVSLLQLILPFLTQSLVDVGIRDSNLNFIILVLIAQIIISVSQLSVEFIRSWILLHVNTRITISLISDFLAKLMKLPLHFFDSKMVGDIMQRIGDHERIKTFLTGSSITTLFSFVNFFIFGFVLAYYNLTVLGIFLLGNTLYVCWILVFMKYRRELDIRRFAQAAGEQSNLIQIVTAMQEIKLNNCETQKRWQWERIQVKLFKISIKGLALGQIQQVGSIFFNQTTNIVISFIAAKAVIDGQMTLGMMMSLTYIIGQLSSPVSSFIGFAQQFQDAKISLERLNEIHGRKDEEQDISSKLTVLPEKGDIRIENVSFSYDGANRDYVLDDVSLHIPQHKVTAIVGASGSGKTTLIKLMLGFYTPNKGAIKIQDTPLENINPHLWRARTGSVMQDGFIFSETIAQNIAVGEEQIDIERLRHAVTIANIRFIDSLPLGYNTKIGMEGNGISQGQRQRILIARAVYKNPDYLFFDEATNALDANNEREIMEHLHEFYKGKTVVVVAHRLSTVRDADNIIVLDKGKIAEEGTHKELVERKGLYYRLVKNQLELGN; via the coding sequence ATGAAACACTCGTTTCCATATTATCATCAGGCGGATGCAATGGATTGTGGCCCTACCTGTTTGCGGATGATTGCTAAATACTATGGTAAAAGCTATTCATTACAGACATTGCGTGCACGTTCATTTATATCCCGTGAGGGAGTATCATTATTGGGGATTAGTGATGCGGGAGAGGCTGTCGGTTTTCGGACGGCGGGAGTTTATGTATCATTTGAGCAATTTATTACGGATGTACCGTTACCTTGCATCTTACATTGGAACCAAAATCATTTTGTAGTTTGCTATGGCATTAAAAAAAGAAAAGGGGAATATTGGTTTCAGATTGCTGACCCCGGAAAACAGATAGTGACTTATAATGAACAGGAATTTAAGAAGTGCTGGCTGTCGACAAGAACAGAGGGAGAAGATGTCGGTACAGCATTGGTATTGGAACCCGGACCGGACTTTTATCATCGTGAGGATGAACCGGAAATTAGAGAAAGAGGATTATTTTTCTTTCTGAGATATCTCACTCCTTATAAAAAACAATTGATACAGTTGATACTGGGGATGCTAACAGTCAGCTTGTTGCAATTGATCCTCCCTTTTCTGACGCAATCATTGGTGGACGTAGGTATCCGTGATAGTAATTTGAATTTTATCATTCTGGTACTGATAGCACAAATCATAATATCTGTATCGCAACTTTCGGTAGAGTTTATTCGCAGTTGGATACTATTACATGTTAACACACGTATTACTATCTCTTTAATATCTGATTTTCTGGCTAAGTTAATGAAATTGCCATTGCACTTCTTTGACTCAAAAATGGTAGGTGACATTATGCAACGTATCGGTGATCATGAGCGTATTAAAACGTTCCTGACAGGGTCATCTATTACCACACTCTTTTCCTTTGTCAATTTCTTTATTTTTGGCTTTGTTCTTGCTTATTATAATCTCACAGTGTTAGGTATCTTCTTATTGGGTAACACTTTGTATGTGTGTTGGATACTCGTTTTTATGAAGTATCGGCGGGAATTGGATATACGCCGTTTTGCACAAGCGGCAGGCGAACAAAGCAACCTGATACAAATTGTAACTGCTATGCAGGAAATCAAACTAAACAACTGTGAGACTCAGAAACGCTGGCAGTGGGAACGTATACAGGTGAAACTGTTCAAAATTAGTATAAAAGGTTTGGCACTGGGACAGATTCAGCAAGTGGGTTCCATATTCTTTAATCAAACTACCAATATTGTGATTTCCTTTATTGCGGCAAAAGCCGTAATAGATGGACAAATGACGTTGGGTATGATGATGTCTCTGACCTATATTATCGGTCAGTTGAGTTCTCCGGTATCTTCTTTTATTGGTTTTGCACAGCAATTTCAGGATGCCAAAATTAGTTTGGAGCGTCTGAACGAGATACATGGACGGAAAGACGAAGAACAGGATATTTCGTCAAAACTTACAGTGTTGCCGGAAAAAGGGGATATACGGATAGAGAATGTTTCATTCAGTTATGACGGTGCAAACAGGGATTATGTATTGGATGATGTTTCTTTACACATTCCTCAGCATAAAGTGACCGCAATTGTAGGGGCGAGCGGTAGTGGTAAAACTACTTTGATAAAATTGATGCTTGGTTTTTATACTCCCAATAAAGGAGCGATCAAGATACAGGATACTCCGTTAGAGAACATTAATCCACATTTATGGCGTGCCCGAACCGGATCTGTGATGCAGGATGGTTTTATATTCTCCGAGACAATTGCACAGAATATTGCGGTAGGTGAGGAGCAAATTGATATTGAACGTTTGAGACATGCGGTGACCATTGCCAATATCCGTTTTATAGATTCCTTACCGTTGGGATACAATACTAAAATCGGTATGGAAGGAAATGGCATCAGCCAAGGGCAGAGACAGCGTATTTTGATAGCCCGTGCGGTGTATAAGAATCCGGATTACTTGTTTTTTGATGAAGCCACCAATGCACTGGATGCGAATAATGAGCGCGAGATAATGGAGCATTTGCATGAATTTTATAAAGGGAAAACAGTTGTAGTAGTGGCTCATCGGCTGAGTACGGTGAGGGATGCAGATAATATTATAGTACTGGATAAAGGTAAAATAGCCGAAGAGGGAACCCACAAGGAATTGGTAGAACGGAAGGGGTTATATTACCGGTTGGTAAAGAATCAATTGGAGTTGGGTAATTAG
- a CDS encoding HlyD family secretion protein, whose product MEEEKKYKEIELRSEEVQEVMNHISPWVVRWGITVLFIILLALLAGCWIFKYPDVLQAEVTLTTEEPPAFILARSMGKIDTLYVHNGDTVKAGEHLGVIQNASVTEDVLWLTDRMKDWEIAGYEPVKGAEYFIGKRLQLGELQSEYASFMIALSDYVRFIEQDYYAKKMDAGKIQLAGQRSYLNLVEREHTLTEKEMELAQSMYDRDSILYARNAMIVAEFEESGSRYLQSLRTRETSGMSLLQAEMQLKQQEENLLDLGKQAYDEEQNRRLELKNAIEQLQAQLSSWAQNYLFSSPICSKITFMTVWSRNQNVQSGETVFVVQPSEDSKVVGKAKLPLQGSGKVQVGQKVHIRMDNYPDQEFGYVRGKVESISPAPTEDGLYVVEIVLPEGLHTNYGKTLPTLRELKGTADIILADRNVLERLLAPLRKIVEYEN is encoded by the coding sequence GTGGAAGAGGAAAAGAAATATAAAGAGATAGAGCTGCGTAGCGAGGAAGTGCAGGAAGTGATGAATCACATTTCCCCTTGGGTGGTGAGATGGGGGATAACTGTGCTGTTCATTATTCTGTTGGCTTTGCTGGCAGGGTGCTGGATTTTTAAATATCCGGATGTCTTGCAGGCGGAAGTGACACTGACTACTGAGGAACCTCCCGCTTTTATATTGGCGCGTTCTATGGGTAAAATAGATACTTTATATGTACACAATGGCGATACGGTGAAGGCAGGCGAACATTTGGGAGTCATTCAGAATGCTTCGGTTACGGAAGATGTACTATGGCTGACGGACCGTATGAAAGACTGGGAAATAGCAGGTTATGAACCGGTGAAAGGGGCCGAGTATTTTATAGGTAAGCGTTTGCAATTAGGAGAATTGCAGTCTGAATATGCTTCATTTATGATTGCTCTTTCAGATTACGTTCGCTTTATCGAGCAAGATTATTATGCAAAGAAGATGGATGCGGGAAAGATACAACTGGCCGGGCAGCGTTCTTATCTTAACTTGGTGGAGCGTGAACATACACTGACCGAAAAAGAAATGGAACTGGCGCAGAGTATGTACGACCGGGATTCCATTTTGTATGCGAGGAATGCAATGATTGTGGCAGAATTTGAAGAGTCGGGCAGCCGTTATTTGCAGAGTTTACGTACCAGAGAAACTTCCGGCATGAGTTTGTTGCAGGCTGAAATGCAATTAAAACAACAGGAGGAAAACTTGCTGGACTTGGGTAAACAGGCTTATGATGAGGAACAGAACCGCAGGCTTGAATTGAAAAATGCAATTGAGCAGCTTCAGGCACAGCTGAGTTCGTGGGCACAGAATTATCTGTTTAGTAGTCCTATCTGCAGTAAGATAACTTTTATGACAGTTTGGAGCCGCAATCAGAATGTACAGTCGGGTGAGACTGTTTTTGTGGTTCAGCCTTCCGAAGATTCGAAAGTGGTTGGTAAAGCCAAACTCCCTTTACAAGGTTCGGGAAAAGTGCAGGTGGGACAGAAAGTGCATATCCGTATGGATAATTACCCCGATCAGGAATTTGGTTATGTGAGAGGGAAGGTGGAAAGCATTTCGCCGGCTCCGACGGAAGATGGACTTTATGTAGTGGAAATAGTATTGCCGGAAGGTTTGCATACGAATTATGGTAAAACCCTTCCGACTTTACGTGAATTGAAAGGCACGGCAGACATTATATTGGCAGACAGAAATGTATTGGAACGTTTATTAGCTCCGTTAAGGAAGATAGTGGAATACGAAAACTAA
- a CDS encoding sulfatase family protein: MKVNNMVKQIPMKHLAFFSLLCSSAASAAERPNIIYIFTDQQTASAMSCAGNPDLHTPNLDRLAAAGIMFNNAYCTAPLSGPSRGAMFTGHYPDAVGLSVNGSPMPDSLRAQTLGTLIKNAGYDCAYGGKWHLPLLDVPDKEYGFDNIYKHSDDGLAEACAEYLSRKHKKPFFLVASYDNPHNICEYARSQNFPYGNIDTPDIRDCPGVPANFAKNPYDADVIESERANNYNVYPTAGFTPEDWRMYRYTYYRLVEKVDKEIGKIIDAIDKNDLWKNTVVIFSSDHGDGIGAHHWNQKSALYEEVINIPLIVTLPGKKNAGKVLPQLISNGIDFFASVCDWAGAKMPEGAAGKSFRKIVEEGNPQALHQEYIITETRFDGSKTRGWVVRSERYKYVLYDKGRHREQLFDMQNDRGEMRNLVMENAYNQELQRLRDVLEKWMNAYDIRPSRPKLHDVPGKKLKSTTRYQTAYK; this comes from the coding sequence ATGAAAGTTAATAATATGGTAAAACAAATTCCAATGAAGCATCTGGCATTTTTTTCTTTGCTATGCTCTTCTGCGGCCTCCGCTGCCGAACGTCCCAATATCATCTATATATTCACAGATCAACAGACAGCCAGCGCCATGAGTTGTGCCGGAAATCCGGATCTGCACACTCCCAATCTCGACCGATTGGCAGCGGCTGGCATAATGTTCAATAATGCTTATTGCACTGCTCCGCTTAGTGGTCCTTCACGTGGAGCCATGTTTACAGGGCATTATCCGGATGCAGTAGGACTGTCAGTCAATGGCTCACCGATGCCCGACTCTCTCAGGGCACAGACATTAGGCACCTTAATAAAGAATGCCGGATATGATTGTGCTTATGGCGGTAAATGGCATCTCCCTCTTCTTGATGTCCCCGACAAAGAATACGGCTTCGACAACATATACAAACATAGTGACGACGGACTGGCGGAAGCCTGCGCCGAATACCTCTCACGCAAACATAAAAAGCCGTTTTTTCTAGTAGCTTCTTATGACAATCCGCATAATATCTGCGAATACGCGCGGAGCCAAAACTTCCCTTATGGAAATATCGATACGCCTGATATACGGGACTGCCCGGGAGTACCTGCCAATTTCGCCAAGAATCCTTACGATGCCGATGTCATTGAAAGCGAAAGAGCAAACAATTATAATGTATATCCAACTGCCGGTTTTACTCCCGAAGACTGGCGTATGTACCGTTATACCTATTATCGTCTGGTAGAAAAAGTAGATAAGGAGATCGGAAAAATTATTGATGCCATTGATAAGAATGATCTTTGGAAGAATACAGTAGTGATCTTCTCCAGTGACCACGGAGATGGTATAGGAGCTCACCATTGGAACCAGAAATCCGCTTTATATGAAGAAGTTATCAATATTCCTCTTATCGTAACCCTACCCGGCAAAAAGAATGCAGGCAAAGTATTACCTCAGCTTATCAGTAACGGTATAGATTTCTTCGCTTCCGTATGCGACTGGGCAGGTGCCAAAATGCCGGAGGGGGCAGCCGGAAAGTCTTTCCGGAAAATTGTGGAAGAAGGTAACCCACAAGCCTTGCATCAAGAATACATCATCACCGAAACACGGTTTGACGGTAGCAAGACAAGAGGCTGGGTGGTACGCAGTGAACGTTATAAATATGTGCTTTATGATAAAGGAAGACATCGTGAACAACTGTTTGATATGCAGAATGACAGAGGGGAAATGAGAAATCTGGTTATGGAAAATGCATATAATCAGGAACTACAAAGACTTCGTGATGTCCTTGAAAAGTGGATGAACGCCTATGACATACGTCCAAGCCGCCCAAAACTGCACGATGTTCCCGGGAAAAAGCTAAAAAGTACAACTCGATATCAGACAGCTTATAAATAG